The sequence TTGAATCTCCATGCAACCTTTTTAATTTAACACCGgaattctctttttttttttttttttttttttaatcttttttgtttttctttaaattataaaaatacaaaattgacATTTCTATAAAAATTTCTGATGGTCCTCTATTTGGCATTAAACAGATAGGAAATTGAAggggaagaaaaaaagaaaagaaaaagaaaaaaaagaaaagaaggaggagaaggagaaggagaaggagaaggagaaggagaagaagaagaagaagaaacccaGGAGAGAGTCATGGTTTCGACGAGAAGAAGTGGATCTCTCTCTGGTAGCAATAGCAAAAGATCTTCATCTTCGGAGGATAATAAGCCAGCATCACCGAAGCGTCAAAaggttgttgttgttgttgttgttgttgttgttgttgttgttgatgatgatgatgatgacgaTGACGATGTTATTCTTGTTGTTATGTGATGAGTAGAATCTAAGTATTGTGTTTTGCCGGTATTGAGTTTGTGGGAATGTTTATTGAAGCTTGTTGGGAGGTTTTTGGTTGTCTGATTTGTTAAGGGATTTTCGGTTTCAGGTGGAAAATGGGTGTGGTTCAGAGAAATCGATGCCGGCGGCGGAGAATTCTAAGGAATTATGTACACCGCCGACTGTGGATCCCGGTGAGCATGGACCTGGTGGTGGTCCGATCGCTGGAGTTGATGTGGGAGAAGGTGTTAGCTCTTTGAAGGAGGATGCTGCACCAGCGGCTGTTGCTGTTAACACTCCTACCGCCGAGGGTAGGTGGTTCGTAGTCCCAAGTTTAATGGacataattttttgttttaattgattaaaaatttgaaattaagaaTGTGGAGTAAAGGGTGAGTTTTGGCGTCTGGGTTTGATTTGGGTTTTTGTTTCAAATGTTGAAGGAACTTCGCTGGTGGGGGATAAGCCGAGGAGTTCATTTTCGTCATGGAGTCACTATGCTGCGAAGCAGAATCCGAATTTTGAAACGACAACTCCTTGGTGTAGGCTTCTCTCACAGTTCGGTCAGGTAATTCAGCGCTTATTCAAGAAATTGGAACGTGTTTTTGTTTTCTACATATGGGGTTTTTACCAATTATAGATCCAACTCAAATTAAGTTCCCACCCGTTCTACAAATTTGTTGTATGTCATTTCTAGTATTCTTTGGACTCCATCTATGGGATTTTGAGCAATGTTTTGAACGCAGAACTCCAATGTTGATATTTTCTCGTCAAATTTTACGATTGGTTCTAGTAGAGGTTGCAACTTTCCCTTGAAGGATCACACAATTAGTGGGACACTTTGTAAGATCAAGCACACTCAGGTAACTTCGAAGTGCACCTTTTTAAACATCCATTTAGCTTATAAAATTGTACGACGGTGTTTCAATTAACTTAAATAGAGCATTCTCAATTACTTTGGCATATTCTTACTGCAAGTTTTTTAGTATGCATTTAAGAACTGTGAAGTATTAATTGGACTTTTACTCTGGGGTGAACAGCGTGAGGGTAGTGCTGTAGCTGTGCTTGAAAGTACGGGAGGCAAGGGATCAGTGATGGTGAATGGGTTGGCTGTCAAGAAAAGCACCAACTGTGTGCTAAATTCTGGTGACGAGGTGGTCTTCGGTGCTTTGGGGAACCATGCTTATGTATCCTTTAGTTACCAAatccctcattttttctttctttctttctttcttttttttttcttttttttttttttgttgtataAACTGTTTATCTGTTGTCGTCCTCCCTCTAACCATTTCCTGCCTGTTACCTTTCAATGAATGTGACATTTTTCTTGATTTATACCAACATAGATATTTCAGCAACTTATGAATGAGGTTTCAGTTAAAGGTTTAGATGTTCAGAGTGGTGTTGGAAAATTCTTGCAGCTCGGAAAGAGGACTGGTGATCCTTCTGCTGTGGCTGGGGCCTCGATCTTGGCATCTCTTTCAAGCCTCAGACAGGATATATCACGTTGGAAGCCTCCTTCTCAGACCAGCAGTAAAACACACCAAGGTGCTGAACTTCCTTCTAAATCTGTTGTTCATGATGCAATGGAACTTGAAATTGATGCTCTTGAAGCCAACTCAAATCCAGAAGTACGAAATGATAAAGCTGTAGACTCAAGCACAACTAACAGGAATCTTCATCCCGGCTCCAATCCAGACGCTGTCATAGAGGCAGGCAATGTAAAACTCTCTGGGGTGAATGATTTGATAGGGCCTTTGTTCAGGATGTTAGCTCAGTCAACTAGTTGTAAACTGAAATTGAGCAAAAGTATCTGTAAACAGGTAATGGAAGAAAGAAACCAGTGGATTGGGGAGTTGCAGCCAGCATCAACTTCGGGAATGTCTTTGCGGTGTGCAGCGTTTAAAGAAGATGTTCATGCGGGCATTGTTGATGGAAGAGACTTGGAAGTTTCATTTGACAACTTTCCATACTATTTGAGGTACACATCCCGTAAATACATGTTGTCTTCATACGTGGTTTTAATTGTTGTGTGATTAAGTAACCATTTTATGTTAACTTTCATAATTTTTCTTTGGCAAAATGTGTCTACAACGTTCATTACATTTACATGTTTGCATgcattattaatttatttattaccCCCAACAGACTGCATAGGCACGTGCATGAGTGTCACTATTGGTATGTGTATTCCATTGTTTTGGTCAAAATAGCTGGATGTGCTTCATAGCTGAGTTTCATAACGAAGTGTCTTGTAAATTCAAAGGGGGTCAGACTAGGTGGATTGGCAAACTGTGTAAATTATGTTCTGTTGCTTGTCCTTGGGATAACTGAGAGGGATATGAGTTAGGCCTAACATATCTGGGTTGGAAACTACTCAAAGCACCTACTTTGCAATGACCTCTTACCACTCTCACAAATTTGCTTAATGTATTTAAGCTTGTGAATCAGGCCATAGTTCAAAATAGTAAAAGTTGGATCATGGTTTTTCTGAGGTTCTATTGATCTAAAGAATTAGTAATACAAGATGCACTAAAAAGAGGTTGTAAGGGAGAATGATGCTCATGAACAGTGAAAATATGTGATGCATTATTGAACTTTCATCTGCAACTAAAGCACCAACTGGTGTAAATGCTTTCAACATCGAACTAACTGAAGATATTGATGTAACTGAACCGAAATAATCCCAATTGGGCTTTCTACCATCTCCATATGAAATCTGTATGAGATTTTGATGACTTTGTTTGCTCCATGCAGTGAGAATACAAAGAATGTGCTTATTGCGGCTTCTTTCATACACTTGAAGTATAAAGATCATTCAAAGTATACCTCAGAACTAAATACAGTGAATCCGCGAATTCTACTTTCTGGTCCTGCTGGTTagtctctctctttctcttcctcttgTTTGCAAAGGTTAGAGAATTCATTGTCAACATTCCTAACAATATTTCAATTCCATTTATTTGGAAAATATTGCTGCAGGTTCAGAGATCTATCAAGAGATGCTAGCGAAGGCACTTGCCAACTACTATGGTGCTAAGCTTCTCATATTTGATAGCCACTCATTTTTGGGTGTAAGATTGTCATCACTTTTTTGGTTTTGACATCCTAGTCAAGCTTTCTCTGAATGTTCAGTTCACTATTTGATGGCTTTCTTGTGCTTAGTATTTGACACTATGCCTGTAGTCTTGTTCCGTGAAGCAGATATCATCCTTTGGCCTTCATcctttatttgtttgtttgacCCTTTCTCTTTGTTAGAGGTGTTGAGGACTTGCTCCAATGTGTTGCAGGGTTTATCATCAAAGGAAGCAGAGCTGCTGAAGGATGGAACTAATGCTGCAAAGTCTTGTAGCTGTTCTAAACAGAGTACGGTATCTACTGAGACCACCAAGAACACAGATCAAGTGACTGGTGAAGAAGATACACCAAGCTCTTCAAATGCTACTTTGTTCACCCCCGATTCTCAACCTAAGATGGAGATGGACTCAATACCATCATCCTCTGGGACAGcaaagaataattttttaaaaattggtaTAGGATTAAAATtgtctatatatatcttgtttTTCTGTTTTAGCATGTTGTTGGATTCCTTGATTTAGTCATCAGAAATTTACCCAAGTACGAAATTTTCAGGTGATAGAGTAAGATTTATAGGTTCACCTTCTGGGGGGATTTATCCTACAACATCTCCTTCAAGGTACAATACTTATGTTCTCtgtttctcttttgtttttcttgtggGTTTTGACTAAGATTTATGTACCTACCGTTTAACTTTTTCTTTGTTAGCAAATACTTGGAACTGTTATTTCTCTATTTCTGTTTAAATATTAACAAACATAGCTATGCATATAGATGAAATATGCAGAATGTTTTTAGTCGTTTGCTTACTTAATATACGTATTGATGTGCTAACACAGGCTCACTGTATACTTTCCTAATTTATGGTTGAGAATTAAAAAGCGAGTTTACATAATCGTTGACTACTTTAGTGCTTACAGAGATGGTCTAAACTTTCTTATTACTTTACCTTTCATCCATCAAGCTTTTATGTGCACAATCATTTTAGAAGTCTTACTGGGTTGGCATTAGTTTTCAAACTTTTCATGGAGGTTCTGTCTACAGCTTGATCATCCTCAGGGTTCTGTTTGAGTTAGGGTTTCTTTCCCTCAAGAAGATGGGAAACTGTCTTGCATCTGTATGAGGAGGAATTGGGaacaaaatatttaagaaatataTGGCTAAAAGATTTGGCTCTTTGGTCGAATGGTTATCATGCTTCCTCCAGAGTATTATGATGTTTTGTGGCACAATGTTATAATGAGTAAATGCAACATCATCTTGCTGAGTGGGGCTTAGCTCTTATGGTTAAGGGCTCCCTTCAGATTTTAGTGAATGCAATTGCGTTGATCTGTTTTTTCAAACTCAACCCTTACCCTTTGGCTGTGTTCCTCTTTTCGGATTGGAATATATTTGTCTGTTTCCTATATAGAATAAGGTTTTGAAGTTATCTATTAATCATGAGTCACCCCTATGTTTTAAATTTCCCTTCATACAACTCAAGTTTATGAAACTGTTGTTCGGAGAACTTTTTGTGTCTTTTTTACCTCTCTTTTTTACAGATTTCATTTTCTTCTGGGTTTAATCACACTTATATTTAGAACTTTGATTCGTTCTCATGTAGATTATTTTTGTCCTAGTTGAGTCCCTGCGTCAtgtttcccttctctttttagCTGATCTTGACGATTAACACCACTAAGAAGTTTAACTTTTTCCTTTGGGTGTTTATGAAGAGCTTTGTAAAAGTAATAGGCAGGCTACAAAAcgtgtgttttttttaattacttccTATCAAAGTTATTTTAATTACTGGAGTTTTCGTTgcagttttctttttgtttttattaaccCCCTCATAGCAAGGTTCCTTTTTCATCTTGCCCTTTTATGTGTTCCTCTCTATGAAAGTTAGGTTTCttattaaaagaattgagaGGGAAGCTAAAATTTTTCAGTTCAGTTCTCCACTACGCAGGCTTGGCACAAAAGGAATAGAAAGATCTTCTAAGGGATAGATAGGAATTCTATGGCTGCTGGGAAATTATTACTTATTTTACTTCTCCTTGATATATGACTTGCATAACTTACAGTTTATGTGCTATCTTCTATTCTAACCAATTGGGTAGTTTTCTAGAATCTGGTTCTGTTTGTCGGGGAGGATACCATCCTTCATTCTTTTGTGACTTTCATATTTAATGATTGTTGTTTAGTATGaaaaactatattttgttgGAGTCTGGGGTTTACATTTTGGGTTGAAGTACATATTTGGAATAGATGCCACCCTGCCCTTGTAGTGAGGGTATACAATGTTAGTCTTTGATCCGTTGCTATATCCTTTTCAAATAGTCTAGGTAAAACTATCTGTAAACACTGTATAAGCATGGACTCATACataattttagttttatgtAATCAAACCTTATATCTTTTACtctttctcaatgaaagctGTTTGgttcataaaataaaaaaacaattaaaccTTATTAATTTTTAATGCGGGAGTTACATAGGCACGTTTTGACTTTTGGTTATATAGTTATATGCATGATGTACATTATACAAGACAACAAAAatcattttttactttttcttgaGTTGTACTGTTCTCTTCTTATCTTTGGCACGGTGAGAACTTATTTGGTTGTTTTGCCATAAATgatttttgttctttctttgcAGGGGCCCACCCAATGGAACTCGCGGAAAGGTTGTACTAACTTTTGACAACAACTCTTCGTCAAAAATTGGTGTTAAGTTTGATAAACTTATACCTGATGGAGTTGATCTCGGGGGATATTGTGAAGGAGGCTATGGATATTTCTGTAATGGTATTATTTCTCTACCATACAAATTCAGTAAATTTGGTTGCACAAAAATCACGTCTTTTTCATGTAATTTCCTGAACATGCCTGTTGAAATAATTCAGTGAAATTTTTCTATGTGTTTAAACAATGATGCTAACCCTTACCTTATTATACCGGGATTGAATTATCTGTCAATCTCGTTCCTTTGTTAATGTTGTCTGGGGGAAAATGTTGTGACATTGGTTTGGAGGACCCTGGCTTCAAAATAATATTCTGTAGTTTCAAATTTCAACGTTCTCTTCTACTTTTCTTGTGAATGACATTATAACTTCTTGATCTCTTTTCTTTGAACTTTGTTTCCATAAgcatttttcttaattattaatttagaatattctattacttttacttttatataaTAACTACAACAATATAAAAGTCAATGAGTCAGCTTCTCTCTTTATGTGCATAGAGCCAATCCTATTCCTTAGCTTGAGCCTTGAGGATTATTTTGCTGTGTTTCTTGATCTTTCTAGTGTTTTTACTTGCAAGCCTCTGTCTAATGGACAGTTTCTTTTCTCCGGAGCACCTTTCTTTTGTCCTTGGCCTTAATTGATCTATCATGTTGTGTGCCTTAAAAGAGTTAAAGTATATGCTATGTCTTCTCTTGTACTTCCAAGGTGTTGCTTCAAACTAGGTAGATATTTAACATTTTTCCAAAGcacccaaatgttgtagggtcagACAGGTTGTCTTGAGATTAACCGAGGTGTGTGTAAGTTGGTCCGAACACTCACAGATATcgatttaaatttatttaattgttaatCAAAGTTGAGTATTTGCATTATGATTTAGGAAGCTGCTTTGACCCTTTGTCTGTTATCTTAATGAGAGctgatttttttataaaaaaaactttGCTAACCCTCATTATTAGTCACATGTAAGTTTTGCTTGAATATCTTTCCTCCAAGTTTTATctaatttgttgttttgtttAGACACTGTTCATGAAGCCTATTTCAAACAAGGTACTGAGTTACAGATTTTCCTCTTGGCTGAGAGtgacaaatatattttttttctccttagCAACCGATCTTCGTTTGGAGAACTCTGGCGTGGAAGAATTGGATAAGATACTTATTGACATTTTATTTGAGGTAGAATTTTCATGTTTACACATGtggtttttattattttatttagaataataaaattattttcttcACAATTTGTGGTTTATTATCTCATTAGTCTTTTTGACTTGTCTAATCAGGCAGTATTTAGTGAAAGCAGAAATTGTCCTTTCATTTTGTTTATGAAAGATGCCGAGAAGTCTCTTGTTGGAAATTTAGACTCCTATTCAACTTTTAAAAGTAGATTGGAGAAGCTTCCCGACAATGTTATAGTAATTGGCTCTCATACTCATACTGACAACCGCAAGGAGAAGGTGATTCTTATCTAATGTTACTATTAAACCACCAATTTACCCAAAAACTTAAGCTAGTGGTTGAAAGCAAATTTAATTATGTCACTAACATTCCCTCTttgtgggcttgaaatatttgtaaggcccaacaagtggaaatcaattttaaCTGAGGAGGAAACAACAATGTTGGGGCTTGAACACAGGACCTTCCTGAATTacttgctctgataccatattagACAACTAATTCACCAAAAAGCTTAAGCTAGTGGTTGAAAGcgaatttaattatatatcactaatagTTACTTTCATTTGCGTAAAGATTTTCAGAACAGAACTTGATCTACTTGGAGCAACACTTTTTTTTGTACTCTGCTTAGAATCATTAAGATAGACAAAGGGAGAGATGTTGGACCATTTCCTATATCTGATAGCATTTGAAAATTGTTAATTTGAACGTGGTTTAATCATTCAAAGTAGTTTTTATCCACACTTCCATAAATATTAACCTTTCCTTactcattgtttttcttcttttcattgcAGTCGCATCCCGGTGGCCTGCTTTTCACAAAATTTGGCAGCAATCAAACTGCTCTTCTTGACTTGGCATTTCCGGTAATGATCATTATAGCCTAGTTAGTAACATATAATTGTTCTGTCTTTGCTTTCTACTTTCCATGACTTAGATGCATTCTGTTGAATGTAATCAAGGGTGTTGATTACTTGCGCATTGAAGGAGAAGAGCAGGTTTACTAAAATGTTTCTGATAATTATAAGATCTCACATCATCATAGTTCTCTTGACTCACTGCagtcatttttattttaaaatgattGTATTGTTACGCATGACCTTCAAGAGTGTCCCATGTTTGAGGATTTTCGTATGATTCAAAACTTGCTCGTGCCTGACCCATATTGGTAAAAGGAGTTATCCATTTTGAGCAATAATAAGCTTTAGGTCAATAGTAATCTTGTTAAAAATATTCCCGATAATAAAAACCTTGACTATGCTTCTGTAATTGTCACTATGTAGTTTatgtttttcttataaaaaagaACTGCTGCACTATGATTATGCTGCAATTTATTTGTTTACTTATTTTTTGCATATGCATGATGCTGTTGTATGTTCTTTTGGTTTTCCCAGGATAGTTTTGGAAGACTACATGACAGAGGGAAGGAAGTTCCAAAAgcaacaaaacttcttactaaacTATTTCCAAATAAAGTTACAATCCACATGCCGCAGGTCTATGAGAAAGAACAATTTTGATTTTCATCTCATTTTTTGGATATAAATTTTAAACTGTCCTTTTTTAATGGTAGGATGAGGGCCTTCTTGTATCATGGAAGCACCAGTTAGAACGAGATGCTGAAACTCTTAAAATGAAGGGAAATCTTAACCAATTGCGCGTTGTAAGCATTTTCCTTCACTCATTAAATTTTGGATAAAGACATGCATTGGCCTTGTTGATGTGTGTTTTAAGACTTCAATCTCATGGTCAACATTTTCAAAAGCAGGTTTTGAGTAGGAGTGGAATGGATTGTGAAGGTTTAGAGACTTTATGTATCAAGGATCAAACACTTACGAATGAGAGTGAGTTGTTACTCAATTTTATGAAATCACACCAATTGCTGTTACCATAGTTCATGTACTGAGTGCTACTCTCTCGTCTATTGCAGGTGCGGAGAAGGTAGTTGGATGGGCCTTAAGCCATCACTTAATGCAGAATCTAGAAGCCGATCCTGATTCTAGAGTTCTTTTGTCTAGTGAGAGGTTGCCTATACTTTCTTCCTGCTTCCCTTTTGGATGTACTTCTCTCTGCTACATCTGTCCATCTAATTGCAGTTGTAATTCTGTTTTGCAATTTTTGCAGTATTCAATACGGGATCAGCATCTTACAGGCTATCCAGAATGAATCTAAGAGCTTGAAGAAGTCACTTAAGGTTTCTATTACAAATTCTTGCTGTTGGCTCTCTAGTCAAAATTTATTCTTTTCccatttcatttaatttttaagtCAAGTTTTGACAATAACTCTGTTGGTTAACTATGTTAATACTTTCCATACTCTTTTTGTAAACTTAGGATGTTGTTACAGAGAATGAATTTGAGAAAAGGCTTTTAGCAGACGTTATCCCACCTAGTGATATAGGAGTCACATTTGATGATATTGGAGCTCTTGAAAATGTGAAGGATACTCTAAAGGAATTGGTGATGCTTCCTTTACAAAGGCCCGAACTTTTCTGCAAGGGGCAATTGACTAAGGTATAAgtgaaaagaaatatatatattggttcTTATAATGTCGTTTTAGTTTGATGAAATCAATGGATATCCATCCACAAATTTTCTGCACTCACGTTCTTTTTTCCTTTACCATATGGATTGTAATTTGgtttttctcatcttctttttctttgatgCTCATTTCATTTCATCTCCTTTTTTAATGCAGTTTCTAAAACTTTAACTGACGatttagtttgtaattgtataatTTGTACTAATTAGTTTTAAATGCTAATTTTATATTTAGATAGAAATGAACACCGAGTCAGCTTTAGGTTAAGATTGGAGTTCGGCAACTTTAGGTTCCTTCTTGATTGTAATACTCTACTAATCCTCTAGTTAGTGTTTTTGCTCCTGTAACCACCCAAGACAGAAATGGAGCTGGCCCACAGCTATCATAGTTCTAACTTCTTTTCATCCCTACCTCCTATGTATTTTGCTAATACACATTGTTAAAGTTCTTAGGAACTTTTCATTTGGCTTTTCTAACACCAAGCTGGTATTCTGGAGAGAGACATAattag comes from Cucumis melo cultivar AY chromosome 12, USDA_Cmelo_AY_1.0, whole genome shotgun sequence and encodes:
- the LOC103484405 gene encoding uncharacterized protein LOC103484405 isoform X11, with product MVSTRRSGSLSGSNSKRSSSSEDNKPASPKRQKVENGCGSEKSMPAAENSKELCTPPTVDPGEHGPGGGPIAGVDVGEGVSSLKEDAAPAAVAVNTPTAEGTSLVGDKPRSSFSSWSHYAAKQNPNFETTTPWCRLLSQFGQNSNVDIFSSNFTIGSSRGCNFPLKDHTISGTLCKIKHTQREGSAVAVLESTGGKGSVMVNGLAVKKSTNCVLNSGDEVVFGALGNHAYIFQQLMNEVSVKGLDVQSGVGKFLQLGKRTGDPSAVAGASILASLSSLRQDISRWKPPSQTSSKTHQEVRNDKAVDSSTTNRNLHPGSNPDAVIEAGNVMEERNQWIGELQPASTSGMSLRCAAFKEDVHAGIVDGRDLEVSFDNFPYYLSENTKNVLIAASFIHLKYKDHSKYTSELNTVNPRILLSGPAGSEIYQEMLAKALANYYGAKLLIFDSHSFLGGLSSKEAELLKDGTNAAKSCSCSKQSTVSTETTKNTDQVTGEEDTPSSSNATLFTPDSQPKMEMDSIPSSSGTAKNNFLKIGDRVRFIGSPSGGIYPTTSPSRGPPNGTRGKVVLTFDNNSSSKIGVKFDKLIPDGVDLGGYCEGGYGYFCNATDLRLENSGVEELDKILIDILFEAVFSESRNCPFILFMKDAEKSLVGNLDSYSTFKSRLEKLPDNVIVIGSHTHTDNRKEKSHPGGLLFTKFGSNQTALLDLAFPDSFGRLHDRGKEVPKATKLLTKLFPNKVTIHMPQDEGLLVSWKHQLERDAETLKMKGNLNQLRVVLSRSGMDCEGLETLCIKDQTLTNESAEKVVGWALSHHLMQNLEADPDSRVLLSSESIQYGISILQAIQNESKSLKKSLKDVVTENEFEKRLLADVIPPSDIGVTFDDIGALENVKDTLKELVMLPLQRPELFCKGQLTKPCKGILLFGPPGTGKTMLAKAVATEAGANFINISMSSITSKWFGEGEKYVKAVFSLASKIAPSVVFVDEVDSMLGRRENPGEHEAMRKMKNEFMVNWDGLRTKDTERVLVLAATNRPFDLDEAVIRRLPRRLMVNLPDAPNRAKILKVILAKEDLSPEFDFDSVASMTDGYSGSDLKNLCVAAAHRPIKEILEKEKKERAAALADGRPVPALSGSEDIRPLNMDDFKYAHERVCASVSSESVNMTELLQWNELYGEGGSRRKKALSYFM
- the LOC103484405 gene encoding uncharacterized protein LOC103484405 isoform X10 — protein: MVSTRRSGSLSGSNSKRSSSSEDNKPASPKRQKVENGCGSEKSMPAAENSKELCTPPTVDPGEHGPGGGPIAGVDVGEGVSSLKEDAAPAAVAVNTPTAEGTSLVGDKPRSSFSSWSHYAAKQNPNFETTTPWCRLLSQFGQNSNVDIFSSNFTIGSSRGCNFPLKDHTISGTLCKIKHTQREGSAVAVLESTGGKGSVMVNGLAVKKSTNCVLNSGDEVVFGALGNHAYIFQQLMNEVSVKGLDVQSGVGKFLQLGKRTGDPSAVAGASILASLSSLRQDISRWKPPSQTSSKTHQEVRNDKAVDSSTTNRNLHPGSNPDAVIEAGNVMEERNQWIGELQPASTSGMSLRCAAFKEDVHAGIVDGRDLEVSFDNFPYYLSENTKNVLIAASFIHLKYKDHSKYTSELNTVNPRILLSGPAGSEIYQEMLAKALANYYGAKLLIFDSHSFLGGLSSKEAELLKDGTNAAKSCSCSKQSTVSTETTKNTDQVTGEEDTPSSSNATLFTPDSQPKMEMDSIPSSSGTAKNNFLKIGDRVRFIGSPSGGIYPTTSPSRGPPNGTRGKVVLTFDNNSSSKIGVKFDKLIPDGVDLGGYCEGGYGYFCNATDLRLENSGVEELDKILIDILFEAVFSESRNCPFILFMKDAEKSLVGNLDSYSTFKSRLEKLPDNVIVIGSHTHTDNRKEKSHPGGLLFTKFGSNQTALLDLAFPDSFGRLHDRGKEVPKATKLLTKLFPNKVTIHMPQDEGLLVSWKHQLERDAETLKMKGNLNQLRVQVLSRSGMDCEGLETLCIKDQTLTNESAEKVVGWALSHHLMQNLEADPDSRVLLSSESIQYGISILQAIQNESKSLKKSLKDVVTENEFEKRLLADVIPPSDIGVTFDDIGALENVKDTLKELVMLPLQRPELFCKGQLTKPCKGILLFGPPGTGKTMLAKAVATEAGANFINISMSSITSKWFGEGEKYVKAVFSLASKIAPSVVFVDEVDSMLGRRENPGEHEAMRKMKNEFMVNWDGLRTKDTERVLVLAATNRPFDLDEAVIRRLPRRLMVNLPDAPNRAKILKVILAKEDLSPEFDFDSVASMTDGYSGSDLKNLCVAAAHRPIKEILEKEKKERAAALADGRPVPALSGSEDIRPLNMDDFKYAHERVCASVSSESVNMTELLQWNELYGEGGSRRKKALSYFM
- the LOC103484405 gene encoding uncharacterized protein LOC103484405 isoform X8, with translation MVSTRRSGSLSGSNSKRSSSSEDNKPASPKRQKVENGCGSEKSMPAAENSKELCTPPTVDPGEHGPGGGPIAGVDVGEGVSSLKEDAAPAAVAVNTPTAEGTSLVGDKPRSSFSSWSHYAAKQNPNFETTTPWCRLLSQFGQNSNVDIFSSNFTIGSSRGCNFPLKDHTISGTLCKIKHTQREGSAVAVLESTGGKGSVMVNGLAVKKSTNCVLNSGDEVVFGALGNHAYIFQQLMNEVSVKGLDVQSGVGKFLQLGKRTGDPSAVAGASILASLSSLRQDISRWKPPSQTSSKTHQGAELPSKSVVHDAMELEIDALEANSNPEVRNDKAVDSSTTNRNLHPGSNPDAVIEVMEERNQWIGELQPASTSGMSLRCAAFKEDVHAGIVDGRDLEVSFDNFPYYLSENTKNVLIAASFIHLKYKDHSKYTSELNTVNPRILLSGPAGSEIYQEMLAKALANYYGAKLLIFDSHSFLGGLSSKEAELLKDGTNAAKSCSCSKQSTVSTETTKNTDQVTGEEDTPSSSNATLFTPDSQPKMEMDSIPSSSGTAKNNFLKIGDRVRFIGSPSGGIYPTTSPSRGPPNGTRGKVVLTFDNNSSSKIGVKFDKLIPDGVDLGGYCEGGYGYFCNATDLRLENSGVEELDKILIDILFEAVFSESRNCPFILFMKDAEKSLVGNLDSYSTFKSRLEKLPDNVIVIGSHTHTDNRKEKSHPGGLLFTKFGSNQTALLDLAFPDSFGRLHDRGKEVPKATKLLTKLFPNKVTIHMPQDEGLLVSWKHQLERDAETLKMKGNLNQLRVVLSRSGMDCEGLETLCIKDQTLTNESAEKVVGWALSHHLMQNLEADPDSRVLLSSESIQYGISILQAIQNESKSLKKSLKDVVTENEFEKRLLADVIPPSDIGVTFDDIGALENVKDTLKELVMLPLQRPELFCKGQLTKPCKGILLFGPPGTGKTMLAKAVATEAGANFINISMSSITSKWFGEGEKYVKAVFSLASKIAPSVVFVDEVDSMLGRRENPGEHEAMRKMKNEFMVNWDGLRTKDTERVLVLAATNRPFDLDEAVIRRLPRRLMVNLPDAPNRAKILKVILAKEDLSPEFDFDSVASMTDGYSGSDLKNLCVAAAHRPIKEILEKEKKERAAALADGRPVPALSGSEDIRPLNMDDFKYAHERVCASVSSESVNMTELLQWNELYGEGGSRRKKALSYFM
- the LOC103484405 gene encoding uncharacterized protein LOC103484405 isoform X7, with amino-acid sequence MVSTRRSGSLSGSNSKRSSSSEDNKPASPKRQKVENGCGSEKSMPAAENSKELCTPPTVDPGEHGPGGGPIAGVDVGEGVSSLKEDAAPAAVAVNTPTAEGTSLVGDKPRSSFSSWSHYAAKQNPNFETTTPWCRLLSQFGQNSNVDIFSSNFTIGSSRGCNFPLKDHTISGTLCKIKHTQREGSAVAVLESTGGKGSVMVNGLAVKKSTNCVLNSGDEVVFGALGNHAYIFQQLMNEVSVKGLDVQSGVGKFLQLGKRTGDPSAVAGASILASLSSLRQDISRWKPPSQTSSKTHQGAELPSKSVVHDAMELEIDALEANSNPEVRNDKAVDSSTTNRNLHPGSNPDAVIEVMEERNQWIGELQPASTSGMSLRCAAFKEDVHAGIVDGRDLEVSFDNFPYYLSENTKNVLIAASFIHLKYKDHSKYTSELNTVNPRILLSGPAGSEIYQEMLAKALANYYGAKLLIFDSHSFLGGLSSKEAELLKDGTNAAKSCSCSKQSTVSTETTKNTDQVTGEEDTPSSSNATLFTPDSQPKMEMDSIPSSSGTAKNNFLKIGDRVRFIGSPSGGIYPTTSPSRGPPNGTRGKVVLTFDNNSSSKIGVKFDKLIPDGVDLGGYCEGGYGYFCNATDLRLENSGVEELDKILIDILFEAVFSESRNCPFILFMKDAEKSLVGNLDSYSTFKSRLEKLPDNVIVIGSHTHTDNRKEKSHPGGLLFTKFGSNQTALLDLAFPDSFGRLHDRGKEVPKATKLLTKLFPNKVTIHMPQDEGLLVSWKHQLERDAETLKMKGNLNQLRVQVLSRSGMDCEGLETLCIKDQTLTNESAEKVVGWALSHHLMQNLEADPDSRVLLSSESIQYGISILQAIQNESKSLKKSLKDVVTENEFEKRLLADVIPPSDIGVTFDDIGALENVKDTLKELVMLPLQRPELFCKGQLTKPCKGILLFGPPGTGKTMLAKAVATEAGANFINISMSSITSKWFGEGEKYVKAVFSLASKIAPSVVFVDEVDSMLGRRENPGEHEAMRKMKNEFMVNWDGLRTKDTERVLVLAATNRPFDLDEAVIRRLPRRLMVNLPDAPNRAKILKVILAKEDLSPEFDFDSVASMTDGYSGSDLKNLCVAAAHRPIKEILEKEKKERAAALADGRPVPALSGSEDIRPLNMDDFKYAHERVCASVSSESVNMTELLQWNELYGEGGSRRKKALSYFM